The following proteins come from a genomic window of Microbacterium lemovicicum:
- the hisH gene encoding imidazole glycerol phosphate synthase subunit HisH, with protein sequence MTRRPLVAVLDYGSGNVHSAVKALDAAGADARLTSDRALVMDADGLLVPGVGAFEAVMTALRESRGDELIDRRLAGGRPVLGICVGMQVMFERGVERGTDTAGLGEWPGTVDRLEAPVLPHMGWNTVSAGEGSRLFHGLEDERFYFVHSYGAREWGLDVQPPFPAPVLTWATHGAPFLAAVENGPLAATQFHPEKSGAAGIRLLSNWIDGLAAATL encoded by the coding sequence GTGACCCGCAGGCCTCTCGTCGCGGTCCTGGACTACGGATCCGGCAACGTCCACTCCGCCGTCAAGGCGCTCGACGCGGCGGGAGCCGACGCGCGCCTCACGAGCGACCGGGCTCTCGTCATGGACGCCGACGGCCTCCTCGTGCCCGGCGTCGGCGCCTTCGAGGCGGTCATGACGGCGCTGCGCGAGAGCCGCGGCGACGAGCTCATCGATCGGCGGCTCGCCGGAGGACGCCCGGTGCTGGGCATCTGCGTGGGCATGCAGGTGATGTTCGAGCGCGGCGTCGAGCGGGGCACCGACACCGCAGGCCTCGGCGAGTGGCCCGGGACCGTCGACCGGCTCGAGGCGCCCGTCCTGCCGCACATGGGCTGGAACACGGTGTCGGCGGGGGAGGGCTCCCGTCTCTTCCACGGACTGGAGGACGAGCGGTTCTACTTCGTGCACTCGTACGGCGCACGCGAGTGGGGCCTCGACGTGCAGCCGCCCTTCCCGGCCCCGGTGCTGACGTGGGCCACCCACGGCGCGCCGTTCCTGGCCGCCGTCGAGAACGGTCCGCTGGCCGCGACGCAGTTCCACCCCGAGAAGTCCGGTGCCGCCGGCATCCGTCTGCTGTCCAATTGGATCGACGGTCTCGCCGCGGCTACGCTCTGA
- a CDS encoding histidinol-phosphate transaminase, producing the protein MGRVTARLDDLPLRDDLRGMTPYGAPQAPLSVALNVNENTHPVPQHVADDILDAIALALREVNRYPDREFTALREGFADYLGHGLERDQIWAGNGSNEVLQHILQAFGGPGRTAFGFAPTYSMYPLLTRGTGAEWIAGTRGHDFVVTADDAARQVADARPDVVFLCAPNNPTGTPMGLDVIEAVYDATDGIVIVDEAYQEFAPRDERSAVTLLPDRERLVVSRTMSKAFAFAGARVGYLAADPAFIDALRLVRLPYHLSALTQAAATAALRHAPVMLSMVDEIVAQRERISATVAALGYQPYESWANFVLFGGVDDPAATWRALYDRGILIRDIGIPGHLRVTAGTEEETTAFLDALASVGSAS; encoded by the coding sequence ATGGGACGGGTGACCGCTCGTCTCGATGACCTCCCGCTCCGCGATGATCTCCGCGGAATGACGCCCTACGGCGCACCACAGGCTCCGCTGTCGGTGGCCCTCAACGTCAACGAGAACACCCACCCGGTGCCGCAGCACGTCGCAGACGACATCCTCGACGCGATCGCCCTCGCACTGCGCGAGGTCAACCGCTATCCCGACCGCGAGTTCACCGCTCTGCGGGAGGGGTTCGCCGACTACCTCGGGCACGGTCTGGAACGCGATCAGATCTGGGCGGGCAACGGCTCGAACGAGGTGCTCCAGCACATCCTCCAGGCGTTCGGCGGCCCCGGCCGCACCGCCTTCGGCTTCGCGCCCACCTATTCCATGTACCCGCTGCTCACGCGCGGCACCGGCGCCGAGTGGATCGCCGGCACCCGCGGGCACGACTTCGTCGTGACGGCCGACGACGCGGCCCGCCAGGTCGCCGACGCGCGGCCCGACGTGGTGTTCCTCTGCGCGCCGAACAACCCCACCGGCACGCCGATGGGGCTGGACGTCATCGAGGCGGTCTACGACGCGACCGACGGCATCGTCATCGTCGACGAGGCCTACCAGGAGTTCGCCCCCCGCGACGAGCGCTCGGCGGTCACGCTCCTGCCCGACCGCGAGCGTCTCGTGGTCTCCCGCACCATGAGCAAGGCCTTCGCGTTCGCGGGTGCCCGCGTCGGCTACCTCGCGGCGGACCCCGCCTTCATCGATGCGCTGCGTCTCGTGCGGCTGCCCTACCACCTGAGCGCCCTCACCCAGGCGGCCGCCACGGCGGCCCTGCGTCACGCCCCGGTCATGCTGTCGATGGTCGACGAGATCGTCGCGCAGCGCGAGCGGATCTCCGCGACGGTCGCGGCCCTGGGGTACCAGCCCTACGAGTCCTGGGCGAACTTCGTGCTGTTCGGGGGAGTGGACGACCCGGCCGCCACCTGGCGCGCACTCTACGATCGCGGCATCCTGATCCGCGACATCGGGATCCCGGGACACCTCCGAGTGACGGCCGGCACCGAGGAGGAGACCACCGCGTTCCTCGACGCCCTCGCCTCGGTAGGATCGGCCTCATGA
- a CDS encoding amino acid ABC transporter permease, producing the protein MSSVLYDVPGPRAVVRNRILGAITIVVVLALLGFVVWRFAITGQFSAQKWSVFTYSAIWEAFGLATLRTLAAFAAAAVGAVVLGFVLAIARLSEHAWVRIPATAIVEVLRAIPVLVLMLFLYYGLPVIDIKLGSYLSVVIALVVYNGAVISEILRAGIESLPRGQKEAGYAIGLRKSGVMQLILLPQAIRAMLPVIIAQLVVTLKDTALGFIITYPELLYFAKTLGSNALYGSPLIPSAIVAGAIYIGMCLLLSFAAQTVEKRLRRSPRAVAPTAGAPTREGITDTSLIVAQRDAPDLKD; encoded by the coding sequence ATGAGTTCCGTCCTGTACGACGTCCCCGGCCCGCGGGCCGTCGTCCGCAACCGCATCCTCGGTGCCATCACCATCGTGGTGGTCCTCGCCCTCCTCGGCTTCGTGGTGTGGCGCTTCGCCATCACCGGCCAGTTCAGCGCCCAGAAGTGGTCGGTCTTCACGTACTCGGCCATCTGGGAGGCCTTCGGACTCGCGACACTCCGGACGCTGGCCGCATTCGCCGCCGCGGCCGTGGGAGCCGTCGTCCTCGGGTTCGTCCTCGCGATCGCCCGACTGTCCGAACACGCGTGGGTGCGCATCCCGGCCACCGCGATCGTCGAGGTGCTGCGCGCCATCCCCGTGCTCGTGCTGATGCTGTTCCTCTACTACGGCCTGCCGGTCATCGACATCAAGCTCGGCTCCTACCTGTCGGTCGTCATCGCGCTCGTCGTCTACAACGGCGCGGTCATCTCCGAGATCCTGCGCGCGGGTATCGAATCGCTGCCGCGCGGCCAGAAGGAGGCGGGCTACGCCATCGGCCTGCGGAAGTCCGGCGTCATGCAGCTGATCCTGCTGCCGCAGGCGATCCGCGCCATGCTCCCGGTCATCATCGCCCAGCTCGTGGTCACGCTGAAGGACACCGCGCTCGGCTTCATCATCACCTACCCCGAGCTGCTGTACTTCGCCAAGACACTCGGATCGAACGCGCTCTACGGCTCACCGCTCATCCCGTCCGCGATCGTCGCCGGCGCCATCTACATCGGCATGTGTCTGCTGCTGTCCTTCGCGGCGCAGACGGTGGAGAAGCGACTGCGCCGCTCTCCGCGAGCGGTCGCGCCCACGGCGGGTGCACCGACGCGCGAGGGGATCACCGACACGTCGCTCATCGTCGCGCAGCGTGACGCGCCCGACCTCAAGGACTGA
- the rplT gene encoding 50S ribosomal protein L20, giving the protein MARVKRAVNAHKKRRVILERAKGYRGQRSRLYRKAKEQVTHSLVYAYRDRRKRKGDFRRLWIQRINAASRQNGLTYNRLIQGLGLAGVQVDRRMLAELAVNEPATFASLVATAKGALPTDVNAKKA; this is encoded by the coding sequence ATGGCAAGAGTCAAGCGGGCAGTAAACGCCCACAAGAAGCGTCGGGTCATCCTCGAGCGCGCCAAGGGATACCGCGGACAGCGGTCGCGCCTGTATCGCAAGGCCAAGGAGCAGGTCACCCACTCCCTCGTCTACGCGTACCGCGACCGTCGTAAGCGCAAGGGCGACTTCCGTCGTCTGTGGATCCAGCGCATCAACGCCGCGAGCCGCCAGAACGGCCTCACGTACAACCGTCTGATCCAGGGTCTTGGCCTCGCGGGCGTGCAGGTCGACCGTCGCATGCTCGCCGAGCTCGCGGTCAACGAGCCCGCGACCTTCGCGTCGCTGGTGGCGACCGCCAAGGGCGCGCTGCCGACCGACGTGAACGCCAAGAAGGCGTAA
- the infC gene encoding translation initiation factor IF-3, producing MKEEFRISDPRTNDRIRVPEVRLVGPAGEQVGVVRIEVALRLAQEADLDLVEVAPNSKPPVVKIMDYGKFKYEAAQKAKEARRNQANTVLKEVRFRLKIEAHDYITKLKRAEGFLQSGDKVKAMILFRGREQSRPEQGVRLLRKFAEDVAEFGTVESNPTIDGRNMVMVVAPHKNKSEVKTEQNAQRAANKEAARSARTGGPDDEDDDETVDAATAPAAAE from the coding sequence ATGAAAGAGGAGTTCCGCATCAGCGATCCCCGCACCAACGACCGCATCCGCGTCCCCGAGGTCCGCCTCGTCGGACCCGCGGGTGAGCAGGTCGGCGTCGTCCGCATCGAGGTGGCACTGCGCCTGGCCCAGGAGGCCGACCTCGATCTCGTCGAGGTGGCCCCGAACTCGAAGCCCCCCGTGGTCAAGATCATGGATTACGGCAAGTTCAAGTACGAGGCTGCGCAGAAGGCCAAGGAAGCGCGTCGCAATCAGGCGAACACCGTCCTCAAGGAGGTCCGGTTCCGTCTGAAGATCGAGGCTCACGACTACATAACCAAGCTCAAGCGCGCCGAGGGCTTCCTCCAGTCCGGCGACAAGGTCAAGGCCATGATCCTGTTCCGCGGACGCGAGCAGTCGCGTCCCGAGCAGGGCGTCCGGCTCCTCCGCAAGTTCGCGGAGGACGTCGCGGAGTTCGGCACGGTGGAGTCCAACCCCACCATCGACGGCCGCAACATGGTGATGGTCGTGGCTCCGCACAAGAACAAGTCCGAGGTCAAGACCGAGCAGAACGCCCAGCGCGCGGCCAACAAGGAAGCCGCACGCTCGGCCCGCACCGGCGGACCCGACGACGAGGACGACGACGAGACGGTGGATGCCGCAACAGCACCCGCCGCGGCCGAATAA
- a CDS encoding amino acid ABC transporter permease, protein MGIITDNLDLWGEALWGTVVLFLAGGALALVLGVIVGAMRVSPIPVARTVGALYVNTVRNTPLTLIFFFFAFGAPLLVDFRVNFLILGILALGLYTATYVAETLRSGINTVPVGQAEAARALGLTFGQVMTLVVLPQAGRSVIPPMMSVLIALLKNTTVAAGFSVLNLGSIRANLSERGENAFGVILWVMLVFVVLVLLLAAVQRYLENKWRVAR, encoded by the coding sequence GTGGGGATCATCACCGACAACCTCGACCTGTGGGGCGAGGCCCTGTGGGGAACCGTCGTCCTGTTCCTGGCGGGCGGGGCGCTGGCGCTCGTGCTCGGGGTCATCGTCGGCGCCATGCGCGTCTCGCCGATCCCGGTCGCCCGCACCGTGGGCGCGCTCTACGTCAACACCGTGCGCAACACCCCGCTCACGCTGATCTTCTTCTTCTTCGCCTTCGGCGCGCCGCTCCTCGTCGACTTCCGCGTGAACTTCCTGATCCTGGGCATCCTCGCGCTCGGTCTGTACACAGCCACCTACGTCGCCGAGACGCTGCGCTCCGGCATCAACACCGTGCCGGTCGGCCAGGCCGAGGCGGCCCGGGCGCTCGGCCTCACCTTCGGCCAGGTCATGACGCTCGTGGTGCTCCCGCAGGCCGGGCGGTCCGTCATCCCCCCGATGATGAGCGTGCTCATCGCCCTGCTGAAGAACACCACGGTCGCCGCCGGCTTCTCGGTGCTCAACCTGGGATCCATCCGCGCCAACTTGAGCGAGCGCGGAGAGAACGCGTTCGGCGTCATCCTCTGGGTGATGCTCGTGTTCGTCGTCCTCGTGCTGCTGCTGGCGGCCGTGCAGAGATACCTCGAGAACAAGTGGAGGGTCGCGCGATGA
- the priA gene encoding bifunctional 1-(5-phosphoribosyl)-5-((5-phosphoribosylamino)methylideneamino)imidazole-4-carboxamide isomerase/phosphoribosylanthranilate isomerase PriA: MNDFASIPELILLPAVDVAEGKAVRLTQGEAGSETSYGDPVDAALEWARQGAQWIHLVDLDAAFGRGNNAGVLRKVIKHVRGVHIELSGGIRDDASLDAALESGATRVNLGTAALENPEWAADVIARYGEAVAVGLDVRGTTLAARGWTREGGDLWTVLDRLESAGCSRYVVTDVTKDGTLQGPNLELLREMTGRTPKPVVASGGISSLDDIAALRELVPLGVEGAIVGKALYAGAFTLAEALDVAGG, from the coding sequence ATGAACGATTTCGCCTCCATTCCCGAGCTGATCCTCCTCCCGGCCGTCGACGTCGCCGAGGGGAAGGCGGTCCGCCTCACCCAGGGTGAGGCCGGCAGCGAGACGAGCTACGGCGACCCGGTCGACGCCGCCCTCGAGTGGGCGCGCCAGGGTGCGCAGTGGATCCACCTCGTCGACCTCGACGCGGCCTTCGGCCGGGGGAACAACGCCGGTGTGCTGCGCAAGGTCATCAAGCACGTCCGCGGCGTGCACATCGAGCTGTCGGGGGGCATCCGCGACGACGCGTCGCTCGACGCCGCTCTCGAGAGCGGCGCCACCCGCGTGAACCTCGGCACGGCCGCCCTCGAGAACCCCGAGTGGGCCGCCGATGTCATCGCCCGCTACGGCGAGGCCGTCGCCGTCGGACTCGACGTGCGCGGCACCACGCTCGCCGCGCGAGGCTGGACGCGAGAGGGCGGCGACCTCTGGACGGTGCTGGACCGCCTGGAGTCCGCCGGCTGCAGCCGCTACGTCGTCACCGACGTCACGAAGGACGGCACCCTCCAGGGCCCGAACCTCGAGCTGCTGCGCGAGATGACCGGTCGCACGCCGAAGCCCGTGGTCGCCTCGGGCGGCATCTCCAGCCTCGACGACATCGCCGCCCTGCGCGAGCTCGTGCCGCTGGGCGTCGAGGGTGCGATCGTGGGCAAGGCCCTGTACGCCGGAGCCTTCACCCTGGCCGAGGCGCTCGATGTCGCCGGAGGCTGA
- a CDS encoding glutamate ABC transporter substrate-binding protein, whose amino-acid sequence MRTNRIIAGVGLTAAALLALTACNSGTPGAAPAESGAAGSDGALFEVATDVTIADSPTFDAITERGSVKIGVKEDQPGLGYLDPTTNERSGFDVDIARWIAASLGYDEDKIEFTSIPSANREQAIINGDIDYYVGTYSITDKRKDQISFAGPYFVTGQGLLVAADSDITSVDDLSGKNVCSATGSTSIQRIKDEHPEATTTEFDTYSQCVEQLKSGQVDAVTTDEAILIGYAAQDPDNLKVVGDVFSEERYGVGIQKDDAAFVEFVNTMLTDGGDTWTAIFDKNLGASGVEATQPKVDAAE is encoded by the coding sequence ATGCGCACCAACCGCATCATCGCCGGCGTCGGTCTCACCGCCGCCGCGCTGCTCGCGCTCACGGCCTGCAACAGCGGAACGCCCGGGGCCGCCCCGGCGGAGAGCGGCGCAGCCGGCTCCGACGGCGCCCTGTTCGAGGTCGCCACCGACGTCACGATCGCGGACAGCCCGACCTTCGACGCGATCACCGAGCGCGGCAGCGTCAAGATCGGCGTCAAGGAGGACCAGCCCGGTCTCGGCTACCTCGACCCGACCACCAACGAGCGCTCCGGCTTCGACGTCGACATCGCCCGCTGGATCGCGGCATCGCTGGGCTACGACGAGGACAAGATCGAGTTCACCTCGATTCCCTCGGCCAACCGCGAGCAGGCCATCATCAACGGCGACATCGACTACTACGTCGGCACGTACTCGATCACCGACAAGCGCAAGGACCAGATCTCCTTCGCCGGTCCGTACTTCGTCACCGGTCAGGGCCTGCTGGTCGCCGCCGACAGCGACATCACGAGCGTCGACGACCTGTCCGGCAAGAACGTCTGCTCCGCCACCGGCTCCACCTCGATCCAGCGGATCAAGGACGAGCACCCCGAGGCGACCACGACGGAGTTCGACACGTACTCGCAGTGCGTCGAGCAGCTCAAGTCGGGTCAGGTCGACGCGGTGACCACCGACGAGGCCATCCTCATCGGCTACGCCGCCCAGGACCCCGACAACCTGAAGGTCGTCGGCGACGTCTTCAGCGAGGAGCGCTACGGCGTCGGCATCCAGAAGGACGACGCGGCGTTCGTCGAGTTCGTCAACACGATGCTGACCGACGGTGGCGACACCTGGACCGCGATCTTCGACAAGAACCTGGGCGCCTCGGGCGTCGAGGCGACGCAGCCGAAGGTCGACGCGGCCGAGTAA
- a CDS encoding DUF1844 domain-containing protein: protein MHTIPGNDSPLETPEGAADARQARWEEQERAASEATRDIADVPAVEVITTAAVHLMSAAAVKVGLAHDPDAEMDLDEARKLINALAGLITAGAPEISDMHARSLRDGLRSLQLAFREASVIPDPIGKGPGEKWTGPVN from the coding sequence GTGCACACGATTCCCGGCAATGACAGCCCGCTCGAGACCCCGGAGGGCGCCGCCGACGCGCGTCAGGCCCGGTGGGAGGAGCAGGAGCGCGCCGCCTCGGAGGCGACCCGCGACATCGCCGACGTGCCCGCCGTCGAGGTCATCACGACGGCGGCCGTCCACCTGATGAGCGCCGCCGCCGTCAAGGTGGGACTGGCCCACGACCCCGACGCGGAGATGGACCTCGACGAGGCGCGCAAGCTCATCAACGCGCTCGCGGGCCTCATCACGGCCGGCGCCCCCGAGATCAGCGACATGCACGCCCGCTCGCTGCGCGATGGGCTGCGGTCGCTGCAGCTGGCATTCCGCGAGGCCTCCGTCATCCCCGATCCGATCGGCAAGGGACCGGGCGAGAAGTGGACGGGCCCCGTCAACTGA
- the hisB gene encoding imidazoleglycerol-phosphate dehydratase HisB, with protein sequence MTRPDTHRTASLRRATSESTVELNLDLDGTGVARIDTTVPFFDHLLTAFAKHSLTDLTVRASGDTQIDAHHTVEDVAIVLGDALREALGDKSGISRYGDALVPLDEALAQAVVDLSGRPYLVHDGEPAGYEFHLIGGHFTGSLVRHTFEAIAFHSAMTLHVRVLSGRDPHHIAEAEYKAFARAFRQAKALDPLVSGIPSTKGAL encoded by the coding sequence ATGACCCGTCCCGACACGCACAGGACGGCCTCGCTGCGTCGTGCCACCAGCGAATCCACCGTCGAGCTGAACCTCGACCTGGACGGCACCGGCGTCGCGCGCATCGACACCACGGTGCCGTTCTTCGACCACCTGCTGACCGCCTTCGCGAAGCACTCGCTGACAGACCTCACCGTGCGCGCCTCCGGCGACACGCAGATCGACGCCCACCACACGGTGGAGGACGTCGCGATCGTCCTCGGCGACGCCCTCCGAGAGGCCCTCGGCGACAAGTCCGGCATCTCGCGCTACGGCGACGCCCTCGTGCCGCTCGACGAGGCGCTCGCGCAGGCGGTCGTCGACCTCAGCGGTCGGCCGTACCTCGTGCACGACGGCGAGCCTGCGGGCTACGAGTTCCACCTCATCGGCGGACATTTCACCGGCTCGCTGGTGCGTCACACGTTCGAGGCCATCGCGTTCCACTCCGCCATGACGCTGCACGTGCGCGTGCTGTCGGGCCGCGACCCCCACCACATCGCCGAGGCGGAGTACAAGGCGTTCGCGCGCGCGTTCCGTCAGGCCAAGGCGCTCGATCCCCTCGTCTCGGGCATACCGAGCACCAAGGGCGCTCTGTGA
- a CDS encoding amino acid ABC transporter ATP-binding protein, which yields MVTSDSSPTEASAPVGAPLVVISGVQKHYGDFQALTDVDLTVHKGEVVVVIGPSGSGKSTLCRTINRLETITSGSITIDGKELPKEGKGLANLRADVGMVFQSFNLFAHLTILENVTLGPIKVRKMKKADAEREAQVLLDRVGVGHQASKLPAQLSGGQQQRVAIARALAMNPKVMLFDEPTSALDPEMINEVLDVMVGLAQDGMTMIVVTHEMGFARKAADRVVFMADGRILEDAQPEEFFTHPRSDRAKDFLSKLITH from the coding sequence ATGGTGACCTCCGATTCATCGCCGACGGAGGCCTCGGCCCCCGTCGGTGCGCCCCTCGTCGTGATCTCCGGCGTGCAGAAGCACTACGGCGACTTCCAAGCACTGACCGACGTCGATCTGACCGTGCACAAGGGCGAGGTCGTCGTCGTGATCGGCCCGTCGGGCTCGGGCAAGTCGACACTGTGCCGCACCATCAACCGCCTCGAGACGATCACCTCCGGGTCGATCACGATCGACGGCAAGGAGCTGCCCAAGGAGGGCAAGGGTCTCGCGAACCTGCGTGCCGACGTGGGCATGGTGTTCCAGTCCTTCAACCTGTTCGCCCACCTCACGATCCTCGAGAACGTGACGCTCGGCCCGATCAAGGTCCGCAAGATGAAGAAGGCCGACGCCGAGCGCGAGGCGCAGGTGCTCCTCGACCGCGTCGGCGTGGGCCATCAGGCCTCCAAGCTCCCCGCGCAGCTCTCCGGCGGCCAGCAGCAGCGCGTCGCCATCGCCCGTGCGCTGGCCATGAATCCGAAGGTGATGCTCTTCGACGAGCCCACCAGCGCGCTCGACCCCGAGATGATCAACGAGGTCCTCGACGTGATGGTCGGCCTCGCGCAGGACGGCATGACGATGATCGTCGTCACGCACGAGATGGGCTTCGCCCGCAAGGCCGCCGACCGCGTGGTCTTCATGGCCGACGGCCGCATCCTCGAGGACGCCCAGCCCGAGGAGTTCTTCACCCACCCGCGGTCCGACCGCGCCAAGGACTTCCTCTCGAAGCTCATCACCCACTGA
- a CDS encoding TrmH family RNA methyltransferase: MLENPRSPRVRAVAKLTKRSAREETGLFLLEGPQAARELLAHRAETLVELFATPTAMERHTDVRDAAAAAGVEIEFTTEAVLDAMADTVTPQGIVGVARQAPTSARDVFASAPRLVAVCEEVRDPGNLGTIIRAADAAGADAVVLTGRTVDPYNPKVVRATTGSLFHLPVAVGVELAVVVDLARGAGLQVVAADVGGSDFLAARPLLGRPTAWVFGNEARGLDDEALALVDRSLRLPIYGSAESLNLATAASVCLYETAFAQRAPV, translated from the coding sequence GTGCTGGAGAATCCGCGCTCGCCGCGCGTGCGCGCAGTGGCGAAGCTGACCAAGCGCAGTGCGCGCGAGGAGACCGGGCTGTTCCTCCTCGAGGGGCCGCAGGCCGCGCGGGAGCTCCTGGCCCACCGCGCCGAGACGCTGGTGGAGCTGTTCGCGACGCCCACCGCGATGGAGCGGCACACCGATGTGCGGGATGCTGCGGCCGCTGCCGGGGTGGAGATCGAGTTCACCACCGAGGCGGTGCTCGACGCCATGGCCGACACCGTCACCCCGCAGGGCATCGTGGGGGTCGCCCGCCAGGCGCCGACCTCGGCGCGCGACGTCTTCGCCTCGGCGCCCCGACTCGTGGCCGTCTGCGAGGAGGTCCGCGACCCGGGCAATCTCGGGACGATCATCCGCGCCGCCGACGCCGCCGGCGCCGACGCGGTCGTCCTCACCGGGCGCACGGTGGACCCGTACAACCCCAAGGTGGTGCGCGCGACCACCGGCTCCCTCTTCCATCTGCCCGTCGCCGTGGGCGTCGAGCTCGCCGTCGTCGTCGACCTTGCGCGCGGTGCCGGACTCCAGGTGGTGGCCGCGGACGTGGGCGGGAGCGACTTCCTCGCCGCGCGTCCGCTCCTCGGCCGACCGACCGCGTGGGTGTTCGGCAACGAGGCACGCGGACTCGACGACGAGGCCCTCGCTCTGGTCGACCGATCGCTCCGCCTGCCGATCTACGGGAGCGCGGAGTCGCTGAATCTGGCCACCGCGGCCAGTGTCTGCCTGTACGAGACGGCCTTCGCGCAGCGCGCTCCCGTCTGA
- a CDS encoding SseB family protein, producing MSPEADHPHDHGHHAGDSAGVPWKGRAFESNPNSGDDGSADPDLLAALRAFREGKGSQTDVVDAYRSARLLIPLVAQKGEMGVAPSGLAVDKTQELSIVTVAAPDGRRVLPVFTSVETMGRWDAAARPVPAPGVRTALAAADDDSELIVIDPGSDTEFILRRPAMWAIAQSQAWDPSFASPEVFSALQASVAGELAVLDLTVQPGDPDARLRGPELVVRLELMEGLDQAQLDAVLSRLARRWATDDRIAVLVDSLTVKLVRSRDSPAG from the coding sequence ATGTCGCCGGAGGCTGATCACCCGCACGACCACGGCCACCACGCCGGCGACTCCGCCGGCGTGCCGTGGAAGGGCCGCGCATTCGAGTCGAACCCGAATTCGGGCGACGACGGCTCCGCCGACCCCGATCTGCTGGCTGCGCTCCGCGCGTTCCGTGAAGGGAAGGGCTCGCAGACCGACGTCGTGGACGCCTACCGTTCCGCCCGCCTGCTGATCCCGCTCGTCGCGCAGAAGGGCGAGATGGGCGTGGCGCCGTCCGGCCTGGCGGTCGACAAGACCCAGGAGCTCTCGATCGTCACGGTCGCCGCGCCCGACGGCCGGCGCGTGCTGCCGGTGTTCACCTCGGTGGAGACGATGGGCCGCTGGGATGCCGCGGCTCGTCCTGTCCCCGCTCCCGGAGTGCGCACGGCACTGGCCGCCGCGGACGACGACAGCGAGCTCATCGTCATCGACCCCGGCTCGGACACCGAGTTCATCCTGCGGCGTCCGGCCATGTGGGCGATCGCCCAGTCGCAGGCGTGGGACCCGTCCTTCGCCTCGCCGGAGGTCTTCTCGGCCCTGCAGGCGAGCGTGGCGGGCGAGCTCGCGGTGCTCGATCTCACCGTGCAGCCGGGCGACCCCGACGCGCGTCTCCGCGGCCCGGAGCTCGTCGTCCGCCTCGAGCTGATGGAGGGGCTGGATCAGGCTCAGCTCGACGCCGTGCTGTCGAGGCTGGCGCGCCGCTGGGCCACGGACGACCGCATCGCGGTGCTGGTGGACTCGCTCACCGTGAAGCTCGTGCGCTCCAGGGATTCGCCCGCCGGCTGA
- the rpmI gene encoding 50S ribosomal protein L35 has protein sequence MPKQKTHSGAKKRFKVTGSGKLMKQQAGMRHNLEGKSSRRTRRLNQEQVLAPGDAKVAKKLLGR, from the coding sequence ATGCCGAAGCAGAAGACCCATTCGGGTGCCAAGAAGCGCTTCAAGGTCACCGGCAGCGGCAAGCTGATGAAGCAGCAGGCCGGCATGCGCCACAACCTCGAGGGCAAGTCGTCGCGTCGCACGCGTCGTCTCAACCAGGAGCAGGTCCTGGCCCCGGGCGACGCCAAGGTCGCGAAGAAGCTCCTCGGCCGCTGA